Below is a window of Clostridia bacterium DNA.
ATGCGGTATTCTACCCCTTTCAATTCCCACTTCGGAGTGAGGTCTCAACTTTTTTATTTTAGGCCCTTAGCTTTCCATAGAAGGAATGGCAAATCCCACGATTATCTTACGCTAGGGGCGCGTACCTGCTTGTTGCTCCCACATAGAAATATGTGTTATGGTTGGGGCACGGAAAAGTGGAAAGGTCCGGCAGGAGGTGGAAGCGCTCAGGCCACAGGACGAAATTGCCCGGGCCATCATTGCCGCCCGGCAGGCCCGGGGGCTGTCCCAGGCCGCCCTCGCTAAGCAAGTCGGCACCAAGCAGTCGGCCATAGCCCGCCTCGAAAGCGGAAGCTACAATCCCAGCCTGGGGGCTTCCGGCCAGGGTAGCCGAGGCCCT
It encodes the following:
- a CDS encoding helix-turn-helix transcriptional regulator, whose amino-acid sequence is MVGARKSGKVRQEVEALRPQDEIARAIIAARQARGLSQAALAKQVGTKQSAIARLESGSYNPSLGASGQGSRGP